One Monomorium pharaonis isolate MP-MQ-018 chromosome 4, ASM1337386v2, whole genome shotgun sequence DNA segment encodes these proteins:
- the LOC105839504 gene encoding protein jim lovell, whose protein sequence is MSSVGNSPDRMALQSHYSLRWHNHLAHIQRAFEELLHAETLVDVTLICADSSVKAHKVVLSACSPFFERIFAENPCKHPVIVLKDFSHHELSTLVHFIYRGEVQIAQEELPGLMKAAECLQVRGLSSSEPRPVSTEPRPSSLASTPTRDLILAELPTPEVARHDTPEEDENALESTREMKPILFQPTRDHPAKPFIGHMNFGIRESCGSPSMPRRKQARPRRRSGELLPQDLSRRSTPPVSSSPLTSVLNLSGGQHQAQQQQLLLQQSQYHQQQSINNNAQNSQQQQQQEDMAENLSMKKPISPSGLDQHHVKTEGSEATSSPRGSPLTGTSLLHHPDGPVPDIPAAVAAAVAATVALSMPTTMPTLSLSQPPHPPEYLTSQLTSLGQLTSQWLPGHPQSQLPPPPPPPTQSHHPREDSPHGSGRSHTYQQQQQQESAMPRRSAMAMFTPTLDGVTALGGGLFSHHATTYDRGILADSLLTDNFKPEALQNLFGTPNLGHAPKKTKKHRNDGDAPRRWTDHNTRALAVNRPKGQHSAPRGGPPRSWTNNELTLALQHVWEKKLTTSQASRMFGIPYNSLLMYVRGKYGKSLKLEQLRRNCTGASTPEIMNNNNIKPVQQSAQMSHGLTGLPLQHPGDNSGYPHRGLLGGNMPQPQGFYPADYAAASFPLAVNMVHMLPPSEQKAFESSTNSGGDGSGGGCVGSGGGDGSGSSGGGGDLTNSQTSETPSPIVDHHHHQESSMQSQPTQSTPALLQQNGSD, encoded by the coding sequence TCCGTTCTTCGAGAGGATATTCGCAGAAAATCCGTGCAAGCACCCTGTGATCGTGCTAAAGGACTTCTCGCATCATGAGTTGTCCACTTTGGTACACTTCATATATCGCGGCGAGGTACAGATCGCTCAGGAGGAATTACCGGGGCTGATGAAAGCCGCGGAGTGTCTGCAGGTGCGTGGGCTGTCATCATCGGAGCCGAGGCCAGTGTCGACGGAGCCCAGGCCGTCGTCATTGGCGTCAACGCCGACGCGCGATCTCATTCTGGCCGAGTTACCAACGCCAGAAGTCGCGCGGCACGACACACCCGAAGAGGACGAAAACGCATTGGAGAGCACGAGGGAGATGAAACCCATCCTGTTTCAACCAACGAGGGACCATCCGGCCAAGCCGTTCATTGGCCACATGAACTTTGGTATCCGCGAGAGTTGCGGCTCGCCGTCGATGCCACGTCGGAAACAGGCGCGTCCGCGCCGACGATCCGGCGAATTGTTGCCGCAAGATCTGAGCAGACGCTCGACCCCGCCGGTGAGCTCGAGTCCGTTGACGAGCGTCCTTAATCTCAGCGGTGGCCAGCATCAGGCACAGCAACAGCAGTTGTTGCTACAGCAATCTCAATATCATCAACAACAATCGATTAACAACAACGCACAGAATtcacagcagcagcagcagcaggaggACATGGCGGAGAATCTCTCGATGAAGAAACCAATATCGCCGAGTGGATTGGATCAGCATCACGTGAAGACGGAGGGCAGCGAAGCAACGAGCAGTCCTCGCGGCTCGCCGCTCACGGGAACGAGTCTGCTACATCATCCGGATGGACCTGTACCGGACATCCCGGCGGCCGTCGCGGCGGCCGTAGCGGCAACTGTAGCGTTGTCAATGCCGACAACAATGCCGACGTTGTCGCTGTCGCAACCGCCGCATCCTCCCGAGTACCTGACAAGTCAGCTGACGAGCCTCGGCCAGTTGACGAGCCAATGGCTGCCCGGGCATCCGCAGAGCcagctgccgccgccgccgccgccgccgacccAAAGTCATCATCCACGCGAAGACAGTCCGCACGGTTCCGGTAGATCTCATACGTatcagcaacagcaacagcaagAATCGGCGATGCCACGACGTAGCGCTATGGCGATGTTCACACCAACATTAGACGGCGTGACAGCTCTAGGCGGTGGACTTTTCTCGCATCATGCCACTACGTATGACAGAGGCATCCTCGCGGATTCGCTTCTTACGGATAATTTTAAACCAGAGGCGCTGCAAAATCTTTTTGGTACTCCCAATCTCGGCCATGCGCCCAAAAAGACAAAGAAGCATCGTAATGATGGTGACGCGCCACGTAGATGGACTGATCATAATACTCGAGCACTCGCGGTTAATAGGCCGAAAGGGCAACATAGCGCTCCGCGAGGTGGACCACCGCGATCATGGACAAATAATGAACTCACACTGGCCCTGCAACATGTCTGGGAAAAAAAGCTCACCACGTCGCAGGCTAGTCGTATGTTCGGTATCCCGTACAACAGCTTGCTGATGTACGTGCGTGGCAAATATGGGAAAAGTCTGAAGCTTGAGCAATTACGTAGGAACTGTACCGGCGCCAGTACTCCCGAAATTATGAACAACAATAACATCAAGCCCGTCCAGCAGTCCGCGCAGATGAGCCACGGGCTCACCGGTCTGCCGCTGCAGCATCCGGGGGACAACAGCGGCTATCCTCATCGCGGTCTACTCGGCGGCAACATGCCGCAGCCGCAGGGCTTCTATCCCGCCGATTATGCCGCCGCGTCTTTTCCCCTGGCAGTGAATATGGTGCATATGTTACCTCCGAGCGAGCAGAAAGCCTTCGAATCGTCCACGAACTCAGGCGGCGACGGAAGCGGGGGAGGGTGCGTAGGAAGTGGGGGAGGGGATGGGAGCGGCAGCAGTGGCGGTGGTGGCGACCTGACGAACTCGCAGACCAGCGAGACACCATCCCCCATTGTTGACCATCATCATCACCAGGAGTCGTCGATGCAGTCACAACCAACGCAGTCGACGCCCGCGTTGCTACAGCAGAACGGTTCCGATTAG